One window of the Lemur catta isolate mLemCat1 chromosome 6, mLemCat1.pri, whole genome shotgun sequence genome contains the following:
- the COPZ1 gene encoding coatomer subunit zeta-1: MEALILEPSLYTVKAILILDNDGDRLFAKYYDDTYPSVKEQKAFEKNIFNKTHRTDSEIALLEGLTVVYKSSIDLYFYVIGSSYENELMLMAVLNCLFDSLSQMLRKNVEKRALLENMEGLFLAVDEIVDGGVILESDPQQVVHRVALRGEDVPLTEQTVSQVLQSAKEQIKWSLLR, encoded by the exons GAACCCTCCCTGTATACTGTCAAAGCCATCCTGATTCTGGACAATGATGGAGATCGACTTTTTGCCAAG TACTATGATGACACCTACCCCAGTGTCAAGGAGCAAAAGGCATTTGAGAAGAACATTTTCAACAAGACCCATCGGACTGACA gtGAAATTGCTCTCTTGGAAGGCCTGACAGTGGTATACAAAAGCAGTATTGATCTCTATTTCTATGTGATTGGCAGCTCCTATGAAAATGAG CTGATGCTTATGGCTGTTCTGAACTGTCTCTTCGACTCACTGAGCCAGATGCTGAG gaaaaatgtagaaaaacgAGCTCTGCTGGAGAACATGGAGGGTCTCTTCTTGGCTGTGGATGAAATCGTAGATGGAGG AGTGATCCTAGAAAGTGATCCCCAGCAAGTGGTACACCGGGTGGCATTAAGG GGTGAAGATGTCCCCCTCACGGAGCAGACTGTGTCTCAG GTGCTGCAGTCAGCCAAAGAACAGATCAAGTGGTCACTCCTTCGGTGA